The window GTTTTCTGTTTAGCCAGATCATAAATTGGGGGTGCTATCCAAAAAGCGGGCGAAAACACGCCGGCGTTGCCAAACACACCCGGATATTTTAATGTGGCGTACATTGATATCAGCCCTCCCATCGAACTGCCGGCTATTGTGGTATGTTTTGCATCGGCCATGGTTTTATAATGTATATCAATGTAGGGTTTCAACGTTTTTGCCAGGAACTCCACATAATCATCGCCGCGTCCTTTGCCATATTTTGAGTCATAAGGATCATATTCGGTGATCCTGGAATCGCCGCCATGGTCAATTCCTACTATAATACACTGCTTTTGTGGCGATACTTTATCCATCAATTCGTCAATCGCCCACTCCCCGTAACCGCTGGTGTAATCGTCAAAAAGGTTTTGTCCATCGTGCATATATATCACGGGATATCTGTTTTTAGATGAAGTATAATTTGCGGGCAGGTAAATCCATATACGGCGCTGCCTTTCCAGCTGAGGTATTACAAATTTATCACTAATGATATGTACCTGTGCAGTAGCCGTATGTTTCTTTTCTGCGGGGGCAAAATTATCCTGCCAG is drawn from Mucilaginibacter ginsenosidivorax and contains these coding sequences:
- a CDS encoding alpha/beta hydrolase-fold protein, producing the protein MIKKIFFCAFWVFAQTFLLFGQVKTAFKTGKIPPLKGSSEGLFLAGNFNGWNPADSAWKLIADGNGGYKLLTTMPKGIYNYKVTRGSWDKVECTATGKPVDNRSLIITGDTTIVLDVAAWQDNFAPAEKKHTATAQVHIISDKFVIPQLERQRRIWIYLPANYTSSKNRYPVIYMHDGQNLFDDYTSGYGEWAIDELMDKVSPQKQCIIVGIDHGGDSRITEYDPYDSKYGKGRGDDYVEFLAKTLKPYIDIHYKTMADAKHTTIAGSSMGGLISMYATLKYPGVFGNAGVFSPAFWIAPPIYDLAKQKTISNKTRFYFVCGDAESEDMVADMQKMAAIIKGEGAKPENAPVTIIKDASHNEKQWHGDWPKFYNWLMQ